One Salvia miltiorrhiza cultivar Shanhuang (shh) chromosome 6, IMPLAD_Smil_shh, whole genome shotgun sequence genomic window, attatttttactattttagtctacttttaattatttataatgccttctttcttttccacatttttccttccttattttcacatcaaggaggaataatattatccctctatttttaaaagaataatattGTCCCTCGTTGAagttaaaatataataaaagaaaaaataatgaacttttgttttgtataaaatgtgcggaaaaaaataagacatttaaaaacataaatttttgttatcccttcttttgtcatgataaatttatgtatcaaataaaaatataaatttttgttatctttcatttttcatgataattgtatccatcaaagtaaacgcaccatatgtgaaaaaaaagaataatcaTAAAGAAATCACAGTTACGTTTGAAAATCAATATCGAGTATGGATTAATTAAGAAAAGTACTAATAACTTACTAGTATGGTTGACTTGATGACTGGATCAGTGTAGTTTTGAGGCTCCGATTCCTGCAAAGAGAGCAAGTGGTCTATCATGGTGTTTCCGCCATTTTTGCGCCTGTGCTCCTCAATCAAGCGCTGCAGAAATCCATCAATTTTGGAGGCTATCCTGCTGAGATTCTTCTCGAAATCCATGTAATCGATCCACCTGAGCAGCGGCAGGAAATCCCCCGGGTTGGACACCCCGCCGAACTTGAAAACCTCGTTGAGAAGCTCCCGGAACTCCCTCCCCTCGTCGCCGTCTTCGGCCTCGTCCACGCCGAAATACCGCTTTCCGGCGACCATCCTCATGATGTTGTTGAACGTCAGCACCGACAGCAACGCCTTGATCTCGACCACGCTGCCGGACTCTCGGCCCAGATTCGCGAGCATGCGCCGAACCTGTTGGAGTATAAAATCTTCGTGAGATGTATTGTTATCatcaatatttataattatgtgAATTTATCTAACACATGACCTCGTCGTCTCTGATGGACTGGAACGTGTTGAGGCGGGCGGTGGAAAATATCTCGATCGTGGTGAGGCGGCGGAGGTTGCGCCAGTAGTCGCCGTAGGGGGCGACGACGACGGAGCTGAAGTTGTAGCCGATGTATTTGGCGGAGACGAAACGAGGGCGGTTGGCCAGAACGATGTCGTTCTTGGTGAAGCATTCGTCGACGGCGGCGGGGGAGGAGACCACCACGATGAGGCGGTTGCCGAAGCGGAGGGAGAAAATGGGGCCGAGTTTGAGAGAGAGGTCGCGGTAGGTGCGGTGGAGAGGGAATCGGAGGAGGTGGAGGTGCCCTAGAAGAGGGAGTGCCGGCAGTGGGCTAGGTGGgatttttctattttgtttGGTTAAAAATTTATAAGCTATGGTAAAAAGCAAGAGAGCAGAGAGGGAGTATAGCCAGCTTGTTTCCATGCTTGATTTTGGTGCTAAATGTAGATGTGGATTGGGatatgtgtgtgcgtgtgtgtgttgCTAGCTACTTCTTCCTCACTCTATTTATAGGTTGAAATCACCGACTTAGATATTCCGTTTGGTATTTATAAAGTAATTGGTACAATGGAGTGAAGTAGATAATGGAAGAGGGATTATTCATACGTTCATTTTATTCATTTGTTTGGTATGTCTTACGATTGAAAAATCACTATTTCATGCAAAATCACTATTTCCTTTTAAACGAGAATAGTCATTCCCCCACACGTACCCCAGGCTACTATTCCTAATCCtcatatattttgttatttgatctaattattcatctatatataattatttaattaaataattatatatatataattatagtgagaaaattttagaaagagaaaattatATATTGAGAGAAAAAGTACTAGTAAAAGAAatgtttttaaagaaaaaaaatgtaaagaAGTAGACATTtctagtgagagaaaatttATAGAGATGAAATCTAGAAGTGTAAATTTAGAGGGATAAATTTTTAAAGAGAGTAAAGtttagaagaagaaaattaTTAGGAAAGAAAATTATAGAGAAAGAAAAATTTAGAGAGAAAAATTTTTTGGGTCTCTAAACTTTTTGAGACAGAAACTACTTTGAaagagaaaatttaaaaatgaaattttaaacTGTGCGTAAATTTTTGAAAGTGATATTTTTAGAGGGTGAAAATTTATCCATAGGGATACTTTAGGTTGATAAAATTATTGACACATAATTTATagaaagaaaatttaaaaaagaaaaaatttagACGGTGAAAATTTTAGAAACAGAAAATTTTAGAGAAACAAACCTTAAACTTTGAAATGAACAAAATTTATCTCtgcaaatttttctttttcaagaaTTTTCTacatccaaattttttttttctctctctctctattatttttattttctaaaattttttCTCTTAAAATTTCTTCTGTCCATACTTTTGTCTTTCTAAATTTGTTTTGAGAGAGATGTGAATGatataaaatagtaattttgtataaatgaataatgattTTATTTAGTATTCTTTGTGCATACCAAGTATAGGAATTAACTAAAATTTATCATTCCAtctctatttttatatattccTACCTTCATTCCGTTTTCCactcattccattccatcatagTGTTCCCGTTCGTATTCACTTTTCGTTGATAGTTTTTAATGAATGAAAGAAAGTTATTAGAATTGGATCATCGTCGTCATCCTGTTAAAAGGTGGATGTGATTTGATAAAGATGTATTTTGCTTCTTGCATGGTATGTcagagttcgagggttttttaggacagtaacttagattgatttggaaattaggacaataactttcgaacttgtaaaaataggacactaatttttttttagagtaaaataggacactaattaataagtgttgcatccgcaggacatttttcggccaattatcggccgagaaatgtcctatttttacgacgcttattaattagtgtcctattttactctgaaaaaaaattagtgtcctatttttacaagttcaaaAGTTTTTTtatcctaatttccaaatcaatataagttattgtcctaaaaaaagttttacaagttcaaaagttattattttgataatatttattataaaataaaaaattataatctagtAATGATCTTAATTAACATTATTTACTaaaaactaattttttaaaaatttatatatcctAATTTTGGAATAATCAACACAAATAATCATTTTTTAAACTTAAACctgtaaattaaatataaaaatattataaaccCTAACTTGAATTAGTGAACCCTAGTTAATGATTgtgaaactaaaataaattacaatataTTGAAATTgagcaaaaataataattaattgtggGACACAGTGAAACATCAAATTGTACCAGGAGTTTTCCCTCGCCttatttaaatggtgaaattacGAACTTGAGATCCTCTATCCCATTTTTGGTGTCCcacattcaatatttttttatataacttttaattatttttctttaattttaatttttatattttgagtatatataatttataagttaaTTAACTAGGATCCACTgatttaattagggtttataatttttttatatttatttttaatatttaaaattaattattcattattaGAGTCATTTAATCCAAAgtttactctcttcgtcccacaaataagtactcatattttctttttggtgcGTCTTATAAATgtacttatttttctttttgatgaGTATACTACACACAACTCACTCATAACAAAAGCAAGACTCTTATGTTGCTCATAAACACTcaatcattttttcttaaaattcgtgtcattttCATATTTGTACTCATTTTGGGATTGATGGAGtataagttttttaattttattttttgttgataaatattaattcctatgattcattatattaataatatttttttccataattaaataaaattaattaatgatatgAAACCATGCGACACCCTAAAACTGCAAAAGATAGGATTTGATCAAAAAATGACGTGGCTGCACTACATCAAGTGATCAACTTTGAAGATAAGTAATTTTGTCGTAATCAAAGTGTCATTTTCTATGAAAAAACAATAGCCTTAAGAAGCAAAAGCTCGATTGAACTAGTATGTCACTAAGCTGCTTTGTTTCTTGGACATGCATGATGATTGTGATGTAAGCAATGACCAAAGCAAATCGGATAAATTGAGGTCGAGTTCATTTCTTACGGGTCAACATTTTAGACTTTACCATGTGCGTAGCAGTTGAGATTCACATATTCTGATTATGATGGTTGTCACATGGATTATTGAAAACAGAAATGGAAATCTTATTGAAAACAAAAATGGAAACCTTGTTCCTGGTGATGAATGATGATGGAATTTATTTTCCAAAATCGGAATTAACTATAGACTATATTTTGGGATTGTGGTGGATTTATCATATAAATGCTCCTTTACAACCGTTGGGGTTTGTTAGTACTTGTTTTGGATCAATTTTGTTGTGCTTATCAGCTTATGTTTGGATCCAAAGCAATAATCTACATGAAAATTAGAGAAACCGAAAAGACAGCATATGTCTGCACAAgataaatgaaataattaaggAAGAAAATGACAGGTTGATGTATAAAATTGTATAGTAattttacaaaattaataaaattaaattacctCTGCAGAGCAAATTAAGAACGGGAATGAGAAGTCTATTGAACATGTTTATGCTTTGGtaaattttcagaaaatgaaAATGGTCAAGGTTGGCAAGTGAAATAAACAAAATGAGTTCTGGGATGATGCATCATACATGACTGAGCACAATATGTGGCTGAAGCAGATTACAACACGTAAAGATctcatcttaaaaataaaagtcaattaATAATTATGATTCACAATATATCTACAAAATTTATGGCCTTTCATAGTGTTAGGTCctaagggtctcgaataggtgtatggggggaatacacctataggctattttcaaattaatcaaccgacctcaatcagagggatctcagtcagagatcaaaacgaaacttttcatgcaaacaaagacgcctgttttaatgaaatcagttttgaccaaacagggttgacgactgatactgaaagctcttcagtaaagagttatcagttgagttgctggaacttaactgatgcaagtaagggcttcagtcgtgtttgctaaaacagagatgataacactcttcctgactatcaaaagatagatcagtcagactgatatcatacgcagcggaaattaaacttagtttcgaaatagcctcggtggagcaagttgttggttaaggtttctctttgcagttagtcagaattcagttttatcaattgaaataacacaagtaagaatgtaaaactgaaagctgtaaacaacacagagacttttacgtggttcggaaaaaccctttcctacatccacggttggttgatcagaccaacaatccactccgcaagtgcttaacaggtgcactgcaaaccgaaccgtgtgcttgtcgggtgcacacaaccgtacactgaagaaaacccttctccagtacccgcgcttcactcgcgtaggatttcccttgcttaacacaacttgtgctaagactctcagagtcagaaaacccttctgacctccgaatcactcaaaacactcttatggaggggaggtttgaacgagtgccaactatacttacaaagaacaagttctttgaagcaagtttgacctttggcttctgggtaaacagatatatgcctagggtctaagagaatgtatgtaatcagcagtgactgattttggctttggaattctcttcttcgattcaagctatggggagtttaagcttaaggctgagtagcaatttcggcagagcttcagcttatgttgttgaatcggtgaaggttgaagtgatcctcgagcgctatttgtaggagaactcttgaatagattcgttggcgtaaatcatcctcaagatttcttccgttggagagcaattcgaatttgggctgaggcttcaatcttcgaggttcattgtctgggtggaaacggctctctttgatggacaggagatgtgatgtctctgaaaagtaaccaccagataggaatgacctctgcagagataagatcctgagatctctgcatttaatgcggctgtactttgtgagtacgtggcttcctctgaacgttggaagatcagtccgaggaggaatattcaactgatacttgactttagtatcagtcctttgcgcgcattaagtaatcagtcttcaactgattcttcaactgatacttcagttgggatctgcagtcttcagtcttcagtccttcgttcttcagtcttcagtcttcagtcttcgacaccgcagactaaactagaaacgaactctaacacttgagttctaaacaattctagtctattacaattaagtcctatgatttttggtatcatcaaaacaagggttaggatattcaacAAGGTTCCAAACACATAGCTATATTAAACTTTTAGTCcattaaaatgcgattttattaaaaaagaaaagaaaaaacctaagaaaacccttgaaagcacaacaAAGCAGACAAAGggccgggcctcattaaaaccttttcacggaaaacccaaagggaaaaaccgtaaaaaggaaaaagagtacccgtctaaaggACACAAGCAACAAAGaggggaagagcggaagggagagtttccggaactccggcctgaccatcatccccaaacaatcccggctctccCCCACCAAAAAGAACAGAACAGAGGCAAagggccggtgagacgccgtcgccacaAAGCCAAGCAGAAAgagctacacggccggttagacgccgtcgccgttagCACCAACAAACCAAACAAACGAAGGTGAGATgtctatatataaaagaggaggtTTTTCTCTCCAACttttttctccatttttttctttcttctttcactaaatttttcactatttttttctttatttttttctaaacttcatcaaatttaattcatgaaaaaatacttaatatactacatcttaaatttaagttcgtgaaaaaatattaatatggtataaaaaaatcatccaaaatgaatttaaaatgaataaattatgaaaaattaaaattaaaaatattttattttttctctcttcattaACATTTTAcaattttctatttatatttttgtatgaaaatattgatttatttatcatgaagcttaatactctataataacaataataataataataataataataataataataataataataataataataataataataataataataatgtgtaatgttaattttcattatcaaataatttaaatatat contains:
- the LOC130988937 gene encoding cytochrome P450 81Q32-like, translating into METSWLYSLSALLLFTIAYKFLTKQNRKIPPSPLPALPLLGHLHLLRFPLHRTYRDLSLKLGPIFSLRFGNRLIVVVSSPAAVDECFTKNDIVLANRPRFVSAKYIGYNFSSVVVAPYGDYWRNLRRLTTIEIFSTARLNTFQSIRDDEVRRMLANLGRESGSVVEIKALLSVLTFNNIMRMVAGKRYFGVDEAEDGDEGREFRELLNEVFKFGGVSNPGDFLPLLRWIDYMDFEKNLSRIASKIDGFLQRLIEEHRRKNGGNTMIDHLLSLQESEPQNYTDPVIKSTILVMLLAGTDTSSVTVEWAMSALLNHPEKMEKAREEIDRVVGKDRLVHESDLQKLPYLHNVINETFRLFPAAPLLVPHEASADCKIAGYDIPRGTIVQVNAWAIHRDPRIWDDPESFEPERFEGGGEARLLPFGIGRRSCPGNVLAQRIVGLALGCLIQCFEWERIDERLVDLSEGKKGVSISKDIPLQARCKARPLLPHVLASHL